The DNA window agaaggggtgggtgggagggaggggagccggggctgccccggtgcAGCAACTTGGGGTGAGACTGTACTGGGTGATGGCATCCCCCTGTCCCCTTTCTGCTGGTGGCTCCGATTGCAgtgcttttcttccccaaggCCAAGGGGGAGAGCTCGTGATTCATCCCCCCCGCACCGCACAAACGCGGTGATTGCAATATTGCAGAGAAACTcatcactaaagaaaaaaaaggggctttttttttttctaatggtacAGAAGGAgcgatggatgggatgggatggggtgggatgggacaggagtccctgccctggggacctCGGGGGCCTGGCCGTGGCTCAGGGCTTGTGCCAAGGaccaggatgcagccagggtaAGGGATCGCATTCCACGGTGTCCCCGCCGGTCACTCCTGTCCTTTTGTCTCCCTGCCTGGGACCCAGAAGCAGCACCTGGAGGTGGGTCGTGTGGTCACAGGTCCCGGTGcatgtccccaggagcagccgcgCAGGTGGAGGTGGCAGGTGCCCCTTGCTGAGGGTGCCAGCGGGGTGGTGACGGGCTCCCTGGGGACGGCGCGGGGAAGATGACGGGCTCTGTGCcgtctctccctccccaggcagcggCTGCGGGGTGAGATGGCGCGGTGGGCGCTGGCGCTGgccctctgcctctccctggcCGTGGCGGCATCCGCTGACTGCGTGACCCAGTGCTCCCTCTGCGCGGCCCAGACCCGCGGCACCGAGAGCAGCGTCCAGCCCCTGGTGAGTGGGGGGGTCGCAGCAGTGAGGGTGTCGCGGGTGACAGTGCGTgggggggcagagctgggtgctgctggggttgGTGGTCgtgggcaccccagggtgctgggaaCATCCAAGTTTGGCTTTTCGCTGAGCTTGGCAGCATGGCGGGTGCGGACCCCTGGGCTTGAGGTGGGGGCACCCCCGgcgaggggtgggaggaaggcagggggTCAACCCGAGCAGTGGGGTGATGCCGGTGGGCGCCCCGGGACCACTGTCTTGCAGATGTGCCTGTGGGAATGCCAGGGCTCCTCGCCGCCCGGCCCCGAGTGGGAGACATGCAGAAAGGCGCTGGCGCTCCTGGCCCCACTGGTGGCCCTGGCCGAAGGGACAGACCCGTCCCCTCACGAGGCAGAGGAGGATGAggcagagctggaagaggagctgggtCCCGGGGAGCTGCCGCCGGCGCCGGTCAAGCGCTATGGGGGCTTCATGAAGAAGATGACCAAGGGgaagctgctctccctgctgcgCGAGAACGCCCACAGCAAGGGTGGCCTCAGCAAGAAGTTCGGGGGCTTCGGCCGCAAgccgggggagcgggcggccccCGAGGACTACCCGGGGCCAGCAGGCGATGGGGACGAGGAGCCCACGGGTGCTGGGGCCAAGGGGCAGGAGCTGGCGGAGCTGCACAAGCGTTACGGCGGCTTCATGCGCCGGATCCGGCCCAAGCTCAAGTGGGACAATCAAAAGCGCTACGGGGGCTTCCTGCGGCGGCAGTTCAAGGTGACCACGCGGTCGGATGAGGACCCCAGCGCCTACTCAGGGGAGGTCTCGGACCTATAGAGCCAGGCGTGGGACGGGCGGCACCACGGCCTCCACGCTGCCAGCCCGGACTGCgccatccccccccagccccatcccctgcccatcCCGGCATCATCCCTGCCTCATCCCCCCAGGGTCCCCATCGCCAGTTGTCCCTCTCTGGTTCACCCGCCCATCCCTTAGGGACCCCGTGCATTGAGAGGACAGTGCCACCCCTCCGGCTGCCGGCAGTGTGGCTGCGGGTCCAGCCCCAGGGCTCCTGGGGGCAAATcgagggtggtgggggggaaacatGTATCCTGCAccctcccctggctgcagaagcaCAGCAGGGTTTGGAAACGATCACAGATGATGAACGGGACGATGGCCTCCGAGCACCAGGAAGGATGAGCCAGGGCAGGATGAGCCCCTCCGGGCTGGTGGATGGCCCCGGTAGCCAGCACGGCCGTGGGAgaggtggctgggcagggctggcactgtgGCACCATCCCCGGGGCAGGCAGATGGCCGAGCACCACCCCGACTCCCCTCCCCGAGCCGCTCGCCCTGTCCCACCCGTCCCAGCACCTGCCTGGTCCCCCCCAGGCTTCCCCCCCTCAAAGAACCACCCCCAAAGGCAGGGTCAGACCTgcgccccagcccctgctccccccgcagCCAATAAAAGGCAGATGCCAACGAAGCCGAAGCCGTGCCGGGTGCTGAGTGTCCTCCGTGGGGCAGACCCAGCCCTCGTCATGAGGGGATCACGCGCCCCAAGCCGGGGGGGCTATGGGTGCCCAGGGTTGGGGTGCCAGCTGCAAGACCTGCAGGCAGGGGCGGTGGTACCCTCCCCACGCCATGGGTGTCGAAGGGGATGTGGGGCACCTACACACCCCATTGCTGCTGCCCCTGGAGCCATGCCCCGGGGGAGGCAGGGACCCCCCAGCCGAGCaagggcagggatgctcagcccagCCCGGGTACGTGTGGCGTCCTGGCTGGGGACCTCCCGCAGTGCAGGGCCATCTGCTCACCCCCTCAGCACCCAGGGAAGGCTCCCTTGGGAATCCCAGCAGCTGCCCCGGCTGGGAAGGGACAGCCCTGCCGAAGGGCAGTGGCCAAGTTGCTTTGAGGACAGCGTGACCCTGCCAGCAGCAAGGTAGTGCTGAGAGAGCCCAGCCTGGCCAGCAAATTCCCTTTCAagcttctccttccttgcctcACCTTCCATGTGGCTCGTCACGAGGGGAAGCCTCAGGCCACAGTTTCCAACCCCGGCACGACACAGCTTGTGTCGCCCACAGCcaagcccccagctccagggtgggagagaggggaggtCACTGCAGAGCACTGGCACGCTCAGCTCACCCactgcaggggctgcagccagcacccagcctgctTGCACCCCACTTTGGGCACCCCAGCTCCAACTCGCCTCCCAGGGAATGGGAGCACCtaaggctgcagcagggctgtgtggggagagCTGGCCAGACCCTGGGCCACCCTCACCCTCTAGTGGGCTACTCCCCTGCCCAGGGGGACCAGCACCACAGCCCCCATCCCAGCCTCAACCTGCccctgtcttcctcctcctcttccctcctgctgcagcacacCCCAGGGATGTGCAGGACCCCCAGCCCACCATGCACCCCCCTGCGCGCAGGGACAGGCTGACGTGCGAGAGCAGCACAGGACTTTTcacttttattataaaaatatcttgcaagcgaaaagaaagaaagaaagaaaaaaaaaaaaaaaagaatagtctgTACAAGCAGTCACATCGTTCTCAAAGCATCaccaggcccccccccccagcccccgccaccacagccccccaccagcAGCCGTGGGGCCAGCCCCATGCGTGCCCACTGCTGCAAGgccacctgggtgctgcaggagccaACGCAGGGTCCAAGGACGGGGCACACGGAAGACACTTGTCCCCACGGGTGGGCTGGGAGAAgcctgcctggcccccacagcagagctggggggggggggggggggatgtaaGTCCCTGTTAGAGTCCATGGGGTTTTGGGGTCTTCACTGAGAACTCGGTCTTAATTTTGCACATCTTATTCTAGTGTTAAGTACACAGCAGTACACCCACGTACAACACAAAACATTGGGTTTTAGCTCTAGAAATTAACAGTTACATGTCAAACAGTCAAAACATGTTACACGGTACCTGCGGGGagctcccggggagggggggaaaaccGGGCTGGTGGGGGCACCCGCAGCCCGGCCGATACGGAGCTGCACGCTTTGTACAAGCCTGGGGCAGCGCTGGTGGGTCCCGGTGCGGGGCAAGGCTgtgcagaggaagatgaggaggaggatgctccaTGTCGGGGAGACGTACCCGGAGCCTCCCTGGGCGGCAGGACGGGGGGAagcccacagcaggggggctcAGCTCGCCGGCCTTCCCAGCCTCATCGGCCTTGGTGCGAGAACCGAGGTCCCGCAGAAGGGACACTTGGGAAGAGAGAGGCGGACGCTCAGGTCCTTCCTTTAAAGCCAGAGTTTGTTTTCCAGGCGTCGACGGCAGAGAGCCCCAGAAGGCAGCGCGGGGGTCCCGGCCGGTCCCTGCGGGGtcaggggggctgtggggagccatACAAACCTGTCCAGGCAGTGGCATCCCCGCGGGTGTGGAGACACTGTCCCCATGGCCTCAGCCCAGCTGGAGCTTCCCGAGGAGCCGCTGCTCCGCTGGCTCAACCCCCTTGCAGGCAAACCCGGCACACTGAGGCCGAGCGGCCCCCCccgtggctgtggggcagggatggagccccAAAAGGGATGGAGCCGGCAGCCCCAGGACCAAGCTGCCCCCAAAAATCAGGTCTCTGAGGATGGGAGCAAACCCCCACCAGTATTGCGGGCTGCATTTCCACACCAAAATGCGAGTACCGCAGCACGTCTTCACATCACGCCCAGTGTTTCCAAGAAAATCCTCccggggaggagcagagcagctccccatggggcagggggtcccggcAGCCGCTGCAGCCCTGCTCACTTCCTCGGGATCTGGACGCTGGCGTACTCGGAGCCGGTCTCCTCAGGGTGCGGGGCCGGCCGCTTGGGCGCCTTGCTGAGGTGCACCATGTCCAGGTCGGCGTAGGTGAGGTTGTCATCGCCATTGGGCGCTCGGCTGGGCTGGATGCAGGCGTACTCCGACTGCTGGCTCATCTCCACCATCCGGCGGATGGTCTTCTTCTCTCTGTCGAAGTTGAGGTCCGCGTAGGTCAGGTTGTTGGGGTCAGATTCCTGCACGAGACAGCAAGAGTTCCTCACCTGGGAGGACGAGCGAGGAgatcccccccggccccgcgcccacCCCATGCCCTAAACCCGAAGCCCCACACATCAATCCCGCTGCAGCTTGACTGGGCCAGCTCGGTCTCTGCTTGTAAACGAcgccagcagctggctgggacaATCCTGCAGCAATGCTTTACCCCACGCTGCATCTTCAAATCACCAGCCACCGCTGCCACTGACAGGCTTCAGAGCCACCACCGTGATTCAAGAGCCGCCCCGTCACCCCGTCCTGGTAGGGACGGGCAGGGGCCAGCCTGCCCAGCGATGCCCACgcgggagctggcagagggatggaCAGATTGCTGCTGATCACGACTTTGCTCGTAACTGCGTCACCAAATGCAAAATAACTCCACAAATAGCCTGGCTGGCTATCGCACAGCTGGTTCTCCAGGCAGCACAAACCTAGACttcccagggaggaggaggaagaggaggaggaggagagagggtgaAGGCAGAAGAGATGCTGGGAAGTGGCTATCCCATCCCCGCGAACagcttctcctctctctccagcCACAGCGTGGAGACACTGAGACGTTTCACAGGGGAACCACCACCCTCCACCGGAGACACAGAGATATTTCATGCAGGAACCACCACTCTCCACTGGAGAAACCAAGATGTTTCCTGCAGGAACCACCACCCCCCGCTCCTGCCTCCCGTGCCTCCCggctgctccccctccccggATCCTGGGGGTGAGCGACACACCTGGGTGGTGGCCTCGCTGCTCTTCTCCGGCTCATGTAACCTGAAAGGGGGAACAAAACAAGTCAGATCTACCCATTGCCCTGTTGCATCTTCCATAGTGATGGAGCggcaggggcggggcgggggggcgttCAGAGGCAAAACAAGGTCCTcgcagcagcacccagcaggaTGAGTCCTCACTGGTGACCATTTGCTCACGTGCTGGTCCAGCTGCATCTCTGCAGGCTGGAGACCCAGCTCCCACCCGCTTTTTCCGCCTCACCAAAAGCCAAATGTTTGGGTGCGAGATCACCGCGGGGCCAGAACCACAAGCAGGGAGATCAGCAGCGCCTGCGCCTTCCCTTTCGCAACGAGCTTTTGGGGATCCAGCTCCATCCAGATCCCAAGGGACCCAGTTTGTGGGCTGGAGGTATCCAGCTCAGAATGCCCGTGGACGACTCAGTGACTAGAGGAGATGCGCGCTTACCTAGCAGATGGCGAGCTTTTACCTGTCGGAAGAGAAATAATTCAGGAAAGAAACAGTTCAGGAAACAACATaaccccccctccttccccaggcacATGAGCCCACATGCAGAGAGTGCTGTAAGAGCAGATATACATCTTTTCCCAGAGGCAAGTGCCTGCAGTTTTCTGGAGTTTCACTCCATTTACTGCAGGACTGTTGCCgggcagagggcaggaggtgcGAGGGGGTGTCAGACATTTTTAGGTACAAGGTACAACAAGCACATTTGAGACTGCTCCTGGCAGGCACTGGCACGCAGCGCAACCGGGCAGAGCTTCCCCTGCGGCCCGCAAACAACCTGGAGAGCTCTGCTCCGTCCTCCCCTTTGGACACGAGCTGCAGGCACACAGCCATGCGTTCAGAACCCAAGCCCTGATGCtcaagagagggagaagagggtcAGGAGCAGATGCTTCCCTGCCGTGCGCTTGGTTTCCTTACCCTTGCTCTGCTTCACCCGGATAAGGTAAAGAATTGCAGCCACCAGTAGTGCCAGCACAGCGCAGACCACTCCCACCACGATGTAGATCATCAGAAAACCACCTGAAACACGAATGCAAAAGGTCATCATGGGCCTGAAAATGATGGTACCGACAGAGACCCTGCAGCCTTACAGCTGGGGTTGGCCTGGTGATGCCTTGAGCACGGAGGACCTGCCAGCATGACCTCCCCAACCCCCCAATAAGGGGATTTTGTGTCCTTGAACCAGATTCTGGTGGGACTTTCTCAAGGGGGGTGATATCTTACAGTCCCCTGGCAGAGAACAAATCCCAGCGGCCCTCACGCACCATTAACTGTCTGGGATGAGTCTGTCGTTTCCGACTTGGACGTGGCAGTGATCCACAGGGTGGCCGTCCTGTCGACGGGCTCCTGGGCATCGTGCACCACACGGCAGGTGAACACGGACCCGTTCTTCTCCTCCATCGCTTTGACCTCCACCAGGCTACTCAGCTTGAACAAGCCCTGGGGCGTCTCCACTGGCTGGGAGACGTTCTCCATGTTCATCTCCGTCCCGTTCTCCAGCCAGGTGACGGCCACGTCCCTGGGGTAAAACCCCTTCACGTGGCAGGTGAATTTCACGGTCTTGTTCACCCCAACAGGGCTCGGCGGGTCAGCGTCCACCTGGATGCTGGGGGAAACTGGGAAGAGAGGCAGCGCCTGGTGCCCAGCGTCCCCCGTCTCCACTGCCGGCGGggtgccctgtccctgccctgggacccccagccccacaggagctgGACACCCCCAGCGccggtccccccccagccctcacctcgCAGGGCTTGCCTGAGCTGGTACGTCTCCCTCAGCGGGGCCGTCAGCGTGGGGTGCCGCACCTCGCAGACGACCTGTGAGCGGACGTCGTTCACCCCCAGTGGCATCGTCACGGTGCTGACCATGTTGTAGGAGGATTTCATCTGCCCAGGGGTGATCGTTGGCTGCTGAGCTGAGATGCGGACCCCATCCTTGAGCCATTTCACACCGATGTCTTCAGGGAAGAACCCTCCGGCCGTGCAGGTGAAAGCCACCAATTGCCCCGGCCCTGCTCTGTCTTCGGGCCCGGACACAACTGGGGCGGTGGGTTTGGCTGTGGAAAGAAGCGTGGGGCTGtcaccagggctctgccaccccctcctggggctgcagggagaggggtcTCCCACGGGGGCAAGGATGCGCCCAGGAATGGCCCACAGGACCCACTCCTGGGACCCCGAgacccgtccccatccccactcgCCCCGAGCAGAAcccaccgggctgggctgggctggttcccaccgggagctgctctgggagcCCCACTCACCACGTACGGACACCTCCGTGCCTTTTCCATGCTGATACACCTCATCACCGCCCAGTGATTTGCGGAACTTCACGCAGTAATAGGTGGCGGCATCCTCGGGTTGAACATCCCTGATGCGGATGGTGAAGTCCGTGTTGGACCCATTCACTGCCCTCATCCCATAGGTGAGGTGGTTCGTCTGGTCATAGATGGTCTGgttcccactgccccagcccttcaGCCACTTCACGGGGCCAGGGGGAGCGTCTCCAGATGTGGTGCAGGTCAGGGTGAGCGTCTCCCCCGCTGCCACCGACACcttgtcctggggctgctgcagcttgaagccccGACTCACCTGGGCACCTAcacctggggaaaaaacagacgGAGTCTCATCTGGCACTGCACCCCCATCCATGCTCCCCACTGTCCCCCCTGGCCGTGGGACAGGCTGCACACACACCTCTGGTTAGCCTGGACCACGGGCGACGGAGCTgggccagccccagggagcccgaGGGAGAGGCTGCGGTTACGGCAGCGGGCACAGACCTCTGCCCGCAGGTCTCGgcagcggagccggccggagctgTGCTAGATGGCCACATATCGTGCTCTGTACAGCTAAAACCTCGAGCAAATCCCAGCTGCCCACGCCTGCCAGCACACCGCGCCGCCTCCCAGGGCTGCTCGGCTTCGTCAGTCGGAAGGAAACAAGGGCACGACACGCTCCGAAAAGCCAGCTCCCCTTGCAGATGTGCTACCACGTTTTCTGCGCTGAATCTGTCCCATTTCTGCATTGAATCCAAGCCCTGCTTCGCTCCAGCGGAGCACAGCCATTAGCCGAAGCCGGTGCCAGTCAGGCAGCCGCCATTCCTGCTTGTCACCGGCAGAGGAGAGCAGTCCCCTTCGAAGCATCTCGGTCACAAGGCTCCCTGATCCAGCCGACTGCGTTGCACCTCCTGGCACCAACGGAAAGCCA is part of the Chroicocephalus ridibundus chromosome 12, bChrRid1.1, whole genome shotgun sequence genome and encodes:
- the PDYN gene encoding proenkephalin-B produces the protein MHTPVPGAAGGLRGGPGTAGELLGRWRGCCGADYSQLPSPRLAPRRRAQPGPAAGGDSVAIKAGWEPAGGESGGHPGHRRRATSQRGLATTTDDRLSLTAREGRPPPTTRPASAKRVLGGTGSSGRQRLRGEMARWALALALCLSLAVAASADCVTQCSLCAAQTRGTESSVQPLMCLWECQGSSPPGPEWETCRKALALLAPLVALAEGTDPSPHEAEEDEAELEEELGPGELPPAPVKRYGGFMKKMTKGKLLSLLRENAHSKGGLSKKFGGFGRKPGERAAPEDYPGPAGDGDEEPTGAGAKGQELAELHKRYGGFMRRIRPKLKWDNQKRYGGFLRRQFKVTTRSDEDPSAYSGEVSDL
- the LOC134522434 gene encoding tyrosine-protein phosphatase non-receptor type substrate 1-like, with translation MEPLPRGPGRVSWPLTCLVLLSLPGWPGVGAQVSRGFKLQQPQDKVSVAAGETLTLTCTTSGDAPPGPVKWLKGWGSGNQTIYDQTNHLTYGMRAVNGSNTDFTIRIRDVQPEDAATYYCVKFRKSLGGDEVYQHGKGTEVSVRAKPTAPVVSGPEDRAGPGQLVAFTCTAGGFFPEDIGVKWLKDGVRISAQQPTITPGQMKSSYNMVSTVTMPLGVNDVRSQVVCEVRHPTLTAPLRETYQLRQALRVSPSIQVDADPPSPVGVNKTVKFTCHVKGFYPRDVAVTWLENGTEMNMENVSQPVETPQGLFKLSSLVEVKAMEEKNGSVFTCRVVHDAQEPVDRTATLWITATSKSETTDSSQTVNGGFLMIYIVVGVVCAVLALLVAAILYLIRVKQSKGKSSPSARLHEPEKSSEATTQESDPNNLTYADLNFDREKKTIRRMVEMSQQSEYACIQPSRAPNGDDNLTYADLDMVHLSKAPKRPAPHPEETGSEYASVQIPRK